The Solibacillus sp. FSL R7-0668 genome includes the window TTAAAGCATTCAATAGTGAGGGTGTACAACTTGAAAAACGTCGAGCGGAATTGGAGCTCCTAACAAAATCAAATCCAGAGCAAGCGATTTTGGAAGTAAATGCACAAATCGAACGTTTACAAGCGTTAATCGCAACGTTGCAAGTGAAAATTGACTTGTTGCCTGTAACAGCCGAGCTTCAAAATGAATGGCATGGTCTGCTAAAAGAGGCAAACGAGTATGACTTAGACGAAATTCGAAAGTTATATGTAAAGCATGCGAACGTTATAGGTACAACATGTGTTGCGTCTGCTAATAAGGAATTCATGGACAATTATCCAACCTTTGATGTCGTCATTATTGATGAAGTGTCAAAAGCGACACCGCCTGAATTATTGCTACCTATGCTTAAAGGGGCAAAAATTATTCTTGTAGGGGATCATCATCAGCTACCACCGCTTGTTGGCGATGCGACGTTCGAGGAAACATTAGAGCAAGTTGTGAAGGAAAGTACGACATTTGAAGAAAAAAGAGAGCTTGAAAAATTACTCGAAGAATCGCTATTTGAACGCTTATACAATAATTTACCCGCGCAAAATAAAACGATGCTAGCCCTCCAATATCGAATGCATACGAACATTATGGAGACAATCACACCGTTTTATGAGCAGGAATCCGAACGCTTGCAATGCGGTTTAGAAGATTCGGATGCTGTGCGCGATCATTATTTAACGACATCCAAAATTACGCGAAATCATCATTTGTTATGGCTCGATATTGCCAACAATAAATCGAATTTTGAACAGCGCATGAAGGAAGGGTCAAGTTTATTTAATGAGGCTGAATTAGCGCAAATAAAAGAGCAACTGCTTGAAATTAATGAAGCAACTGAAAAAGCGAAGGCTGAGGGGTTAATTGCTAAGGATGCATTAAAATCAGTTGGGGTTATTTCGTTCTATGCCGAGCAGGTAAAGCGCATTAATCGTTTAATTGACCAGGAACTCCATGTGCCACATTTACACATTCGAACTGGCTCTGTCGATAAATTCCAAGGAATGGAGATGGATGTCATTCTTGTCAGCATGGTGCGAAATCATGACAATGAGCGCGGGGAAATCGGATTTGCGAAGGATTATCGTCGTTTAAATGTTGCGTTATCGCGCGCGCGTGAACTACTAATTATGATTGGTAGTGTTGACATGTTTACCGAGCGTCCGAAAGCAGAAAAAGTACGTACGATGTATCGACATGTATTAAATACCGTCAAGCAGCAAAACGGCTATTACGCAATTGGTTAAAGGAGTTCAGTATGGATTTACAAAGTTTAACAGAAAAATTGCAGCAGCAAATTTTACAGCAAAACGATGTTACAATTGAAAAGCAAATAAATTATGCCATTCCGGTGCATACAATTGAAGTGAAGTATCACCCAGTTATTCGCAATGCGATGGATATTTTGATGAAGATGATGTTGGTTTCATTTAACAAAGCAAGGCTCACAAATGCCGAGCTTTTAGCAGATATTTTACTTGTCGAGCCGCTATTTATTCATGATTTGACGAATAAAATGCTGCGTCTTGGGATGATAAAAAAAGAAGAGTTTTACTTGTTAACGGCTAAAGGAGAAGCCCAATTAGCGAGTGGCATTTTTGAAGAAGAACTCGATGAAACGAGCTATTTTGTACAATACAGTCCATTGCATGAAGCCATTTTAGAAGGCGATTTAGAACAGTTTGAGGAGCTGGAGCAGTTTCCGGAAGTATTTCCGACAATTTATTCTGATGAAATCGTAGCGGTCGATGAGGCGATGCTGATTCAATATATTCACCAGCAATTGTCAGACCAACCGTTAGCTGACGATGAAGTGTCAACAACAATAACAAGCATTGTAAGCTCTGACTCTGTACAAATTAATGATGTTCCAGTCATTTGCTTTATCGCACATCAGAAGGCGGAAAATCATCAGTTTGCCCGCGTCTATAATACGCTAACAGGTGAGTGGGATGCGCAGTTGGAAGCTTTGTTGTTTGAAGTGGAAAAGAAAATAGAAGATGCTCTTTAGCAGCTATATTAAAAAATCTGTTCTATTACTATTTAGAACAGGTTTTTTATTGTTTGAGATAATGTCAACTATTCAGGTGAATTTTGCCTATTGTTTATAAGTTAGTTGAATGATAAGCTGTTGCAAGATTAGCCAGATTAAGCACCTATATAATCGGTCTACAAACCGAATTCGTAATAAATCCGGTTCTAGAACCGAATCGGTAATATATTAGGTCTACAACCCGAATTTATGCGGTATACTGTATATAGATACTATAATTGAAGGAGGGGTACGGATGGGAACAGCGGTTTCAGTATTTATATTAGATGTTACAAATTCAAGTAAATTTCGAAATGGTCAAGAATTAAGTGAGTATCTATCAGAATGGCAAGATGTGTTAGCGAATAACAATACTATAAAAATAGCAGTTAAACATAGAATGGGCGATGAAATAATCTGTGTAGTTGAGGGTTATTCTAATGCACTCGTGATAGCAAATTATATGGTTTATAATTGGAAATATGAAGACAATATGCCCTATTTCGGTATTTCATTTGGGGTGATTGAAGATAATATAAATACTATCGATATTGATAAGTGGAATAATATGCTTGTGAAAAATGCAAGATTGGCCAATAATTTAATTAAAGAAGATAAAACTCGTACAAAATTAATAGAAATGAACCCGTTAAATAAATTTGAAAATATAGAACGTCAATTAATTAACTCTATTCTAAATTTACAAAGTGCAGCCATTTTAAAGCAAACAACGAAGCAAAGAGAGATTTTAGGTCTATATAGTCTTTTACGCTCACAAAAGGAAGTTGCACTTACATTAAATAAATCAACTTCTACAGTTTGGGAGCATTTTACTGTGGGGAAAACAGATTTAATATTAGATGCTTCTGAATCTTTATATGACTTATTAAATTCAAAAGAAATACAATTAAATCCTGAAAATAAAATACAAGAAAAACAGAAGAAATTCGAGCTGGAATTAAGAAGAAATATTGAGCAATTCCGATTGGGACAGGGATATAAATAATGTTAATTTTACTATTTATATTAGGACATTTTATAGCGGATTATCCATTTCAATCGAGTGAAATGGTAGCCAAAAAGAAGGAAGGACCTGCAGCAGTCTTTCAACATGTAGCGATACATTTATTAACATATGTAATGCTAACGATAATGAGTATTATATTAGGTTTAATTGAATATGATGTCCTACTGGTAGTTTATATTTTTATTATTTGTTTAATCCACCTATTAACGGATTTAACAAAAGAAAAGTTAAATGACCATATTGAAAAGCGTACGGATATTAGTAAGTATCAAATTTCAATGAGACTAACATTATTGTATATCGTAGACCAAATCATTCATATTGTTAGCATTGTTATATTCACTATTGTTCTATTTGACGATTTTGAAAGTAAACTAAGCAAATTATTTAACTCTATTGCTTCAGGTCAACCTTTAGATTTGAATTTTCAATCAAAGATTATTATTACTTTGATTATTTTGTTAATAAATTCATATTTTTCTGGACACCTTATCGGGAAAATGTTAACAGAATTTAGACCAACAAACAAAATCATAGAAACAACAGTTGAAGGAAAGTTTACTTCGAGCAATACAAACTTGAAATACGATGGTTTTAATGAAAAAGATATTGAAAAACAATTAGATCAATATGTAACTAAAATAGAAGATGATGTAAAATTGAATAAAAAAATATCTTTAATTAGTGACTCACCCCCAAAAGCTGGGATGTGGATAGGTATCTTAGAAAGAAATTTAATATTAATACTTTGTGTATCCAACAATTTATCTAGTATTGGATTTTTAATCGCAATGAAAGCCTTAACGAGATTCAAACAATTTGATGATAAAAGTTTTTCTGAATATTATTTAATAGGTACGATGTTAAGCATCATATTAGGAATTACAGCTGGATTTGTAATGAAATTTATTTGGTTGTAAATAAGCATAGCTCAAAAAAATTTTTTATTAGAATTATTGCGAAAATTAGCCTAACATGGTACACTTATGACAATTTAATAGTCTTATCAAGAGAAGCGGAGGGACTTGGCCCGTTGATGTTTCAGCAACCTCTAACATGGTTAGAAAGGTGCTAATTCCAGCAAGGGGACTTCCCTTGGCAGATAAGTTCGGTTTAAAAGCCTCTCATTTCTGTTTACGCTGGAAATGAGAGGCTTTTTGATTTGTATAAAATGTACAAAAATTGAGGGGGAACAAGCGATGCCAATTAATATTCCAAAAAGTTTACCGGCTGGCGAGCTATTAAGACAAGAGAAAATTTTCGTGATGGAAGAGGACCGCGCGAAAACACAACAAATCCGACCATTAAATATTTTGGTGTTTAACTTAATGCCTGAGAAAGAAAAAACGGAGCTACAGTTATTACGTTTACTAGGTAATACGCCACTGCAAGTGAATGTTACCTTTTTAAATACGGCTACCTATGAATCGAAAAATGTATCAAAATCACATTTAGATACATTTTATCAAACCTTTGATGAGGTGAAGCATCGTCGTTATGATGGTTTAATCATCACAGGGGCACCAGTGGAAAAGATGGAATTTGAAGAAGTGGGCTATTGGCAGGAAATTACACAGGTAATGGATTGGGCTGATAAAAACGTTACATCCATCATGCATATTTGTTGGGGCGCACAGGCGGCGTTATACCACCACTTTGGCATTGGTAAGTTTGAGCTTCCGAAAAAATGCTCGGGCATTTATTCGCATGTGATTACGGATCTAACCGTAGATTTAGTGCGAGGCTTTAGCGATGAATATGTCGCACCGCATTCGCGCCATACATCTGTATCGATTGAAGAAGTAAGAGCGCATCCTGATTTACGTTTACTCAGCTATTCAGACGATGCGGGGGTCTTTATTGCGCAATCTAAAAATAATAAGCATATTATGATCACGGGGCATCTGGAATACGATGCGACGACGTTATCGGATGAATATTTCCGTGACATGGAAAAAGATCCAGAAAATACAGAGATTCCGGTCAATTACTTCCCAAATAATGACCCACAGCAAGCGCCGAAAAATGTTTGGCGTGCACACTCGCATTTATTATTTTACAACTGGCTAAATTATTATGTATATCAAGAAACACCATATGATTGGCATTATGTAGAGGAGCAGATTGAGTTTCATATTTAAGTAGCGAATCGCAGCTCAGACGAAATGAAATGTAGGTGAGGTGGGTATAACCTCATTCAATTCGTCTGAGTGCGTTTTTATTTGAAAGCTTATTTTACCGCTATCCAGGCGCGGTCACGTTGGATTTGTAAGCTTACGTCACGACCAAAGAAGTTGCTTAATACGGGCTCGGTTAAAATTTGCTCACGTGTACCAGTAGCAGCGTCCTTACCATCTTTCATCAATAGCACATGCTGGAAACAGGGCAATATTTCTTCTACATGATGGGTGACATAGATAAGGGTTGGGCAGTTTTCACGACCTGCAATTTGTTCGATTGTTTGTAGTAAATTTTCTCGTTCTATGATATCTAAGCCACCACACGGTTCATCTAAAATGAGAATGTCCGGATTGGCCATAATTGCGCGTGAAATCTGAATGCGTTGACGTTCGCCTTGTGATAAATACTCGAATGTTTTATTCGCTAAGTGATCACAGTTAAATTGTTTCATAATCCGTACTGCTTCTTCAATTTCGGCTTCACTCACTTCCTCAAATAAGCGTAACGCTCCAAATTTGCCACTTAACACAATTTCAATGGCATTATCCTGCCAGTTTAAATTATCAATCATCGCATTGCTGACCCAGCCAATTCGACGACGCAGTTTCGGAATATAGGTCTCGCCATAGGTTTCACCTAATACTTGTACTTTGCCTTCGTTTGGCCAGATATAGCCATTAATGACCTTTAATAAAGTGGTTTTGCCAGAGCCGTTTAAGCCTAAAATGGCCCAATGTTGATTTTTTTCAACCTGCCAATTTAATCGGTCCAAAATTAATTTTTCATTGCGATAGAGCTTAATGTTTTCGATATGTATCATTTACAAACACCTCCACCTTAAACTATGCACCTTTTTTCTAAAAACGAAAAGGAAATAGTGCCAATGGAGGCAATATACACAAATTTGTAATAAATAAAGGAAAAAAGCTAGCATGAATTCGGTCATACACCGCATTCACACTAGCTCAGTTGATAAGTTTAAGGCGTTATGAGCAAGCCTACAATCCCTTATAAAATCGCACTTTCCGTTCCTGAAGCGCGGAAAAATAGTTTTTCATTTAATCGTAAAGCCCATTGAACAACAGGTCCTAAGCCCAATGCCATAAAGACGGTACCTACACCAATTGGACCACCTAGTAAAAAACCAATGATTGCTACGGTAACCTCAATTGTTGTGCGTGCACGGTTAACTGTCCAGCCAAGGCGGTGAACAAGCAGTAACATTAATGTGTCACGTGGGCCAATCCCTAAATTTGCGACCATATACATCCCACAGCCAAAGCCCAATAGAACAATTCCAACAATAAATGCTAATGTTTGTTCAAAGAGATGATGTAAATCTGGGAGCATATATAAAAAAATATCGATAAAAATCCCGGTCAAAAACATATCTAAATACGTTCCGATTTTCGGTAAACGCTTCGTCAATAGCGCATCAATGGCTAAAATGATTAAGCCTAAAATAATCGACCAAGTTCCTACGGTTAAGCCGAAATTCTTCTGCAGGCCAATGTGCAGCACGTCCCAAGAACCGACGCCTAGAACTTGTGCTTTAATCGTTAATGCGACACCAAGCGATAAAATAATAATGCCGGTAATAAAAAATACACAGCGCCAATAAAAACCTTGTTTTACATTCAATTGCAATCCCTCGTTGTTCATAAAGTTCGACTTGTATATTATAACGAGTTAATATGCCAAAACAGGGATTACAATATATTTGAAAAATTTAAACTATTTTTCGTAGGAGTAGCTGAGCTCGTCGTTCGTTGTATCGACATTGACGATTAGGTGATGATCGTTAAAAAACCACTCATCCGTTTTTTCAATATAAAAATGAATGTCCTCCACAACCGTTTCAATCCCAATTTCATGAGGCTGTTCGCGATTCATTCCAAGTGAAAACCCTTCGTGAAATGGGGAAGAACCGCCATAGCGTGCATAAAAGCGAATATAATCCCCTGATTGTGCTTCTAATTCTTGCTTGAACCAATTAATTGCATCATTTGTTAATTTAATTTCCATGTGATTCACCTCATTATTCTTTTTGACGTAAAACTTCCAGTGCACATCCATTATAACGATAATAAAAGCATGCTGAAAGTTTTTTCACTCTCAGCATGCTAGCAAGGTATTTAAAAGCCTTTAATTTTCGGTTCTGTCCCATTTTTGATGCGTTTTATGTTTTCACGGTGACGGTAGAAAATGAAGCCGGCTAAAAACGAGATTAAAATAAATAACGCAAAGTTTCCTGTGACAATCCAGAAAATAGTTACATAAATCATCGCAGCGGTTGCTGTAATCATCGATGTTAAGCTAACCATCTTTGTTGTTTTTAAGGAAATTAAAAAGACTACTAATAATACTAAAAATAATGGTAAGTTATAGCCTAATATAACACCCGCGCTTGTTGCGACCGCTTTACCGCCACGGAATTTAGCGAAAATCGGGAACATATGCCCCGCTACGGCAACAATTCCTAAAATAAGCGGATGGACGGTACTCTCTGCGAAAATGGGTAAGAGTGGCAATAGGACTGCAGCCGTTCCTTTTAAAATATCGATTAGCAATACAGCAATACCCGGTTTTTTACCTAATACGCGAAATGTGTTGGTCGTTCCTAAATTTCCGCTACCATGCTGGCGAATGTCCGTTTTGTAAAAAAGATTGCCAATCCATAGAGCCGATGGAATGGAACCGATTAAATAAGCACAAATAATAATCAAAGCATTAAACAAGAGTTGTGCTCCTTTCGAAATTCAGAATTATTAGTTGGTACTAATAGTATGTATTGAATATTCTACACCGTTTTCATTTAGAAGAAAAGAGGAATTATCAAATGAGTTTTGGTGAAGCTATAGAATCAGCCAAAACAGACATCAAAATAAATTCAAACGCAAATACGGAATTGATCATATATCGTATTGAAATGGAATACAACCCTTTTTATTTAGCTATGCCAATTTACCGATTCTCATAAAACTTACAGGAAAATAGTTACATTTGACGAAAAAGTATTATAGGATATGCTTTTAAAGGGGCATTTTTGATGATACAATTAATCCTTGCAACGAATAAAACATCGCACATAACATTGACAGCGTGCGATTTTGGCGGTACGATTAGATAGAAATAGAACGTTTGTTTGTATTTTTGGAGGGGATTGCATTTGGTAAAAAACCAAACAGGTGTTTCTTATAATGAAGATGCCATTCAAGTATTAGAGGGTTTAGAAGCCGTACGAAAAAGACCAGGGATGTATATTGGTTCCACGGATAGCCGAGGTCTTCACCACTTAGTGTATGAGATTGTTGATAATGCTGTGGATGAAGCGCTTGCTGGATTTGGGAATCATATCATCGTGAAAATTCATGAAGATAATAGTATTAGTGTACGTGACCATGGTCGTGGTATGCCAACAGGAATGCATAAAATGGGCAAGCCAACGCCGGAAATTATTTTCACTGTGCTACATGCCGGTGGGAAGTTTGGTCAGGGTGGCTATAAAACAAGTGGTGGATTGCACGGTGTCGGTTCATCCGTGGTAAATGCCCTGTCGACATTTTTAGAAGTAACGATTCATCGTGAAGGACAAATCTATAAACAGCGATTTGAAAACGGAGGAAAACCTGCTACTTCGTTAGATATTCTCGGAAAAACGAAAGAAAATGGGACATTAGTTCATTTCCTACCAGATCCTACAATTTTTTCAGTAACAAAATATAATTACGATACATTAGCTGAGCGTTTACGTGAGTCAGCCTTTTTATTAAAAGGTTTAAAAATTGAGCTGATTGATGAGCGCGGTGAAGGAAAGCACGAGTTTTTCCATTATGAAAGCGGTATCGAGGCATTTGTCGCTTATTTAAACGAAGAAAAAGACGTCTTGCATCCAGTCAAATATGTTGAAGGGGATATGCAGGAAATAGAGGTTGAATTTGCGTTCCAGTTTAACGATGGTTATTCTGAAACGATTTTGTCATTCGTAAATAACGTACGTACGCGAGATGGTGGTACGCACGAAACCGGTGCAAAAGCGGCAATGACACGTGTTTTTAATGATTACGCAAAAAAAATCGGCTTGCTAAAAGAAAAGGATAAAAACTTAGAAGGCGCTGATATTCGCGAAGGCTTAACGGCGATTGTTTCCGTACGAATTCCAGAAAATTTATTACAATTCGAAGGGCAAACAAAGGGCAAGCTTGGGACTTCCGAGGCGCGCTCAGCGGTGGATACCGTTGTTTCGGAAAAGCTGATGTATGTACTGGAGGAAAACGCAGAGCTATCGGCATCTCTTGTCCGTAAAGCGATCCGTGCACAGCAAGTTCGTGAAGCAGCGCGCAAAGCACGTGATGATGCACGTAATGGCAAAAAGAAAAAATCCAGCACATTACTCTCTGGAAAATTAACGCCGGCACAATCAAAAAATGCAGCACGAAATGAACTATACCTAGTAGAGGGTGACTCTGCTGGTGGTTCTGCTAAACAAGGGCGTGACCGCACATTCCAGGCAATTTTACCACTGCGCGGAAAAGTCATTAACACGGAAAAAGCCAAGCTACAGGACATTATGAAAAACGAAGAGATTGCGACGATTATTCATACAATCGGTGCAGGTGTTGGCGCGGACTTTACAGTAGAGGATGCGGCCTATGACAAAGTCGTTATTATGACCGATGCCGATACGGATGGTGCGCATATCCAAGTGTTACTTTTAACATTCTTCTATCGTTATATGCGCCCGTTAATGGAAGCCGGGAAGGTGTATATCGCGTTACCACCGCTTTATAAAGTATCGAAGGGCTCTGGTAAAAAGCAAGAGCTCCAATATGCTTGGACGGAAAATGAACTAGACGAAGCGATTAAAAAAATCGGTAAAGGCTATGTTATTCAACGTTATAAAGGTCTAGGTGAAATGAACGCCGACCAATTATGGGACACAACAATGAATCCAGAAACACGTACATTAATTCGTGTGAAAATCGAAGACGGTGCACGTGCAGAACGCCGTGTCACTACGCTAATGGGTGATAAAGTAGAGCCCCGCCGTAAATGGATTGAAACGAATGTCAACTTCGGCATGGAAGAGGATGCGAGCATTTTAGAAAATGAATTCATCCAGCATGAGGAGGTTAGTGACAAATGAGCTCGGTAGAAAAATTTCAAGACTTACCATTAGAAGAAGTTATGGGTGACCGATTTGGTCGCTATTCAAAATATATTATTCAAGACCGTGCGTTACCGGATACACGTGACGGATTAAAGCCCGTTCAACGCCGTATTTTATTTGCGATGTTTAACGAAGGCAACACGAACGACAAGCCGTTCCGTAAATCCGCTAAAACGGTTGGTAACGTAATCGGTAACTATCATCCACACGGAGATTCATCGGTATATGATGCGATGGTGCGTATGAGTCAGGACTGGAAAAGCCGTCATATGTTAGTCGAAATGCACGGGAATAACGGTTCAGTTGATGGAGACCCAGCAGCTGCGATGCGTTATACCGAAGCGCGCTTATCAACCATTGCGGGAGAATTATTACGTGATTTAAATAAGGATACGGTTGATTTTGTGCCAAACTTTGATGATCAGGACATGGAGCCAACTGTCTTACCATCACGTTTCCCGAACCTTTTAGTAAACGGAGCGACAGGGATTTCAGCTGGTTATGCGACGGATATCCCACCACATAACTTAGAAGAAGCACTGAATGCGGTACTTATGCGTTTAGATAATAAAAACTGCACAGTCGATGAGCTAATGACGGTAATTAAAGGCCCAGATTTCCCAACAGGAGGGATTATTCAAGGGCTTGACGGCATTAAAAAAGCGTACGAAACAGGTAAGGGTAAAATCATTGTGCGCTCTCGTACGGAAATCGAGC containing:
- the metA gene encoding homoserine O-acetyltransferase MetA, which codes for MPINIPKSLPAGELLRQEKIFVMEEDRAKTQQIRPLNILVFNLMPEKEKTELQLLRLLGNTPLQVNVTFLNTATYESKNVSKSHLDTFYQTFDEVKHRRYDGLIITGAPVEKMEFEEVGYWQEITQVMDWADKNVTSIMHICWGAQAALYHHFGIGKFELPKKCSGIYSHVITDLTVDLVRGFSDEYVAPHSRHTSVSIEEVRAHPDLRLLSYSDDAGVFIAQSKNNKHIMITGHLEYDATTLSDEYFRDMEKDPENTEIPVNYFPNNDPQQAPKNVWRAHSHLLFYNWLNYYVYQETPYDWHYVEEQIEFHI
- a CDS encoding ABC transporter ATP-binding protein, producing the protein MIHIENIKLYRNEKLILDRLNWQVEKNQHWAILGLNGSGKTTLLKVINGYIWPNEGKVQVLGETYGETYIPKLRRRIGWVSNAMIDNLNWQDNAIEIVLSGKFGALRLFEEVSEAEIEEAVRIMKQFNCDHLANKTFEYLSQGERQRIQISRAIMANPDILILDEPCGGLDIIERENLLQTIEQIAGRENCPTLIYVTHHVEEILPCFQHVLLMKDGKDAATGTREQILTEPVLSNFFGRDVSLQIQRDRAWIAVK
- a CDS encoding DUF3307 domain-containing protein, producing MLILLFILGHFIADYPFQSSEMVAKKKEGPAAVFQHVAIHLLTYVMLTIMSIILGLIEYDVLLVVYIFIICLIHLLTDLTKEKLNDHIEKRTDISKYQISMRLTLLYIVDQIIHIVSIVIFTIVLFDDFESKLSKLFNSIASGQPLDLNFQSKIIITLIILLINSYFSGHLIGKMLTEFRPTNKIIETTVEGKFTSSNTNLKYDGFNEKDIEKQLDQYVTKIEDDVKLNKKISLISDSPPKAGMWIGILERNLILILCVSNNLSSIGFLIAMKALTRFKQFDDKSFSEYYLIGTMLSIILGITAGFVMKFIWL
- the plsY gene encoding glycerol-3-phosphate 1-O-acyltransferase PlsY, which gives rise to MFNALIIICAYLIGSIPSALWIGNLFYKTDIRQHGSGNLGTTNTFRVLGKKPGIAVLLIDILKGTAAVLLPLLPIFAESTVHPLILGIVAVAGHMFPIFAKFRGGKAVATSAGVILGYNLPLFLVLLVVFLISLKTTKMVSLTSMITATAAMIYVTIFWIVTGNFALFILISFLAGFIFYRHRENIKRIKNGTEPKIKGF
- a CDS encoding nucleoside-diphosphate sugar epimerase → MDLQSLTEKLQQQILQQNDVTIEKQINYAIPVHTIEVKYHPVIRNAMDILMKMMLVSFNKARLTNAELLADILLVEPLFIHDLTNKMLRLGMIKKEEFYLLTAKGEAQLASGIFEEELDETSYFVQYSPLHEAILEGDLEQFEELEQFPEVFPTIYSDEIVAVDEAMLIQYIHQQLSDQPLADDEVSTTITSIVSSDSVQINDVPVICFIAHQKAENHQFARVYNTLTGEWDAQLEALLFEVEKKIEDAL
- a CDS encoding YczE/YyaS/YitT family protein, whose amino-acid sequence is MNVKQGFYWRCVFFITGIIILSLGVALTIKAQVLGVGSWDVLHIGLQKNFGLTVGTWSIILGLIILAIDALLTKRLPKIGTYLDMFLTGIFIDIFLYMLPDLHHLFEQTLAFIVGIVLLGFGCGMYMVANLGIGPRDTLMLLLVHRLGWTVNRARTTIEVTVAIIGFLLGGPIGVGTVFMALGLGPVVQWALRLNEKLFFRASGTESAIL
- a CDS encoding HesB/YadR/YfhF family protein, which produces MEIKLTNDAINWFKQELEAQSGDYIRFYARYGGSSPFHEGFSLGMNREQPHEIGIETVVEDIHFYIEKTDEWFFNDHHLIVNVDTTNDELSYSYEK
- the parE gene encoding DNA topoisomerase IV subunit B, whose amino-acid sequence is MVKNQTGVSYNEDAIQVLEGLEAVRKRPGMYIGSTDSRGLHHLVYEIVDNAVDEALAGFGNHIIVKIHEDNSISVRDHGRGMPTGMHKMGKPTPEIIFTVLHAGGKFGQGGYKTSGGLHGVGSSVVNALSTFLEVTIHREGQIYKQRFENGGKPATSLDILGKTKENGTLVHFLPDPTIFSVTKYNYDTLAERLRESAFLLKGLKIELIDERGEGKHEFFHYESGIEAFVAYLNEEKDVLHPVKYVEGDMQEIEVEFAFQFNDGYSETILSFVNNVRTRDGGTHETGAKAAMTRVFNDYAKKIGLLKEKDKNLEGADIREGLTAIVSVRIPENLLQFEGQTKGKLGTSEARSAVDTVVSEKLMYVLEENAELSASLVRKAIRAQQVREAARKARDDARNGKKKKSSTLLSGKLTPAQSKNAARNELYLVEGDSAGGSAKQGRDRTFQAILPLRGKVINTEKAKLQDIMKNEEIATIIHTIGAGVGADFTVEDAAYDKVVIMTDADTDGAHIQVLLLTFFYRYMRPLMEAGKVYIALPPLYKVSKGSGKKQELQYAWTENELDEAIKKIGKGYVIQRYKGLGEMNADQLWDTTMNPETRTLIRVKIEDGARAERRVTTLMGDKVEPRRKWIETNVNFGMEEDASILENEFIQHEEVSDK